The Flavobacteriales bacterium genome includes a window with the following:
- a CDS encoding response regulator, with amino-acid sequence MMIHSGQVKKKVNLILLVDDNSFDNFYHQRIIEQSERANQVVERQTAAAALNYLKNLPPDPDQEPDLIFIDLNLPGMNGWEFVEAYRGLEGQLRKTAVLVILTSSNNPADIKRAAAQNTPLHFRTKPLTEEMLDEIVEMYW; translated from the coding sequence ATGATGATACATTCAGGGCAGGTTAAGAAAAAAGTAAACCTGATATTGCTGGTGGATGACAACAGTTTTGATAATTTCTACCATCAGCGGATCATTGAACAAAGCGAAAGGGCAAATCAGGTTGTAGAGCGCCAAACAGCAGCCGCAGCACTCAACTATCTGAAAAACCTGCCACCCGACCCCGACCAGGAACCTGACCTGATCTTTATAGACCTGAACCTTCCCGGTATGAATGGCTGGGAGTTCGTTGAGGCTTACCGTGGCCTTGAAGGTCAACTCCGGAAAACCGCCGTGCTGGTTATCCTCACTTCTTCAAACAACCCGGCAGACATCAAAAGAGCCGCTGCTCAGAATACCCCACTGCACTTCAGAACAAAACCACTGACTGAGGAAATGCTGGATGAGATTGTGGAGATGTACTGGTAA